From Carya illinoinensis cultivar Pawnee chromosome 5, C.illinoinensisPawnee_v1, whole genome shotgun sequence, one genomic window encodes:
- the LOC122310748 gene encoding phosphatidylinositol 3,4,5-trisphosphate 3-phosphatase and protein-tyrosine-phosphatase PTEN2A encodes MDSESADSSTSPPLKAPNVPPPAPIKTAAAALSGLDNSPHDVPSKLSSSSISSWAKSLKIPQPLAATQDDSPTGNAGKSTFARFTSGIALRLSPKARSSEDTSDGTSMTTQPGFIGTITKGLVDSSKNAVKAVQVKARHVVSQNKRRYQEGGFDLDMSYITENIIAMGFPAGDMSSGFFGYVEGLYRNHMEEVIKFFETHHKGNYKVYNLCSERLYDASLFEGKVACFPFDDHNCPPIQLIISFCQSAYSWLKEDIENVVVVHCKAGMARTGLMISSLLLFLKFFPTAEESIDYYNQKRCVDGKGLVLPSQIRYVKYFERTLRYFNGETPPGRRCMLRGFRIHRCPYWIRPSITVSDHRGVLFSTKKHPRTKDLLPEDFWFSAPKKGVMVFALPGEPGLTELAGDFKVHFHDRQGDFCFWLNTTMTENRKVLNTNDLDGFDKRKLPSPGFQVEVVLVDYNGSAPTTPNTETTVKKTDESSGTVSASVDEGAPIPSQKKDPKSQEKDDVFSDGEAEETGSSKSRKAEAASAAGGTATGTTSSSETKTTSDQIASVTRETEHISLGNTTVSGLEVPNNTESEFKAMAADASVFTFGDEEDYESE; translated from the exons ATGGATTCAGAATCTGCTGATTCATCAACTTCACCTCCTCTTAAAGCTCCTAATGTGCCACCTCCAGCTCCCATAAAAACTGCAGCTGCTGCTCTTTCTGGACTGGATAATTCTCCCCATGATGTACCATCTAaattatcttcttcttcaataTCTTCATGGGCCAAAAGTCTGAAAATTCCACAGCCATTGGCAGCCACACAAGATGACTCTCCAACTGGAAATGCTGGAAAATCAACTTTTGCACGTTTTACAAGCGGAATAGCATTACGGTTGTCTCCAAAAGCTCGTTCATCAGAGGATACTTCTGATGGAACTTCAATGACCACACAACCTGGTTTTATTGGAACTATAACGAAAGGGCTAGTAGATTCTTCGAAGAATGCAGTGAAGGCTGTACAGGTTAAGGCCCGACATGTTGTCTCTCAAAACAAACGAAGATATCAG GAAGGAGGATTTGATCTGGATATGTCTTATATCACAGAAAATATAATTGCTATGGGGTTCCCTGCCGGTGATATGAGCTCTGGGTTTTTTGGTTATGTTGAG GGGTTATACCGAAACCACATGGAAGAAGTAATCAAATTCTTTGAAACTCATCACAAG GGCAATTATAAAGTGTACAACCTTTGTTCTGAGAGGCTGTATGATGCGTCCTTATTTGAAGGAAAG GTGGCTTGTTTCCCGTTTGATGACCATAATTGCCCCCCAATTCAACTGATAATATCCTTTTGCCAAAGTGCGTACTCGTGGTTGAAGGAGGATATTGAGAATGTTGTGGTTGTGCATTGCAAGGCCGGAATGGCAAGAACAGGGTTGATGATTTCCAGTCTTCTTCTATTCTTGAAG TTCTTCCCAACCGCTGAGGAGTCAATTGACTACTACAATCAGAAAAGATGTGTCGATGGAAAAGGGCTTGTTCTCCCGAGTCAAATT AGGTATGTCAAATATTTCGAACGTACTCTAAGATACTTCAATGGGGAAACCCCTCCTGGGCGTAG GTGCATGCTTAGGGGATTTCGAATTCACAGGTGCCCTTATTGGATCAGGCCCTCCATTACTGTCTCTGATCATAGAG GTGTTCTCTTCTCCACAAAAAAGCATCCACGAACCAAGGATCTTTTG CCGGAAGATTTTTGGTTTAGTGCACCCAAGAAGGGGGTAATGGTCTTTGCATTGCCAGGGGAGCCTGGCCTAACAGAGTTGGCTGGGGACTTCAAAGTCCATTTTCATGATCGCCAAGGAGATTTCTGCTT ttgGTTAAACACAACGATGACGGAAAATAGAAAAGTTCTAAACACCAACGATCTTGATGGATTTGACAAG AGGAAACTTCCTTCCCCTGGATTTCAGGTTGAAGTTGTGCTGGTAGATTATAACGGCAGTGCCCCTACAACACCAAACACTGAAACTACTGTCAAGAAAACAGACGAAAGCTCAGGCACTGTAAGTGCATCGGTTGATGAAGGTGCACCAATACCCAGCCAAAAGAAAGACccaaaaagtcaagaaaaagaTGACGTTTTTTCAGATGGTGAGGCAGAGGAAACTGGGTCCTCAAAGAGCAGAAAAGCAGAAGCTGCTTCTGCAGCAGGAGGAACTGCCACTGGTACCACCTCTAGTTCTGAAACGAAGACAACTTCTGATCAAATAGCAAGTGTGACTCGTGAAACCGAACATATATCTCTGGGAAACACTACTGTCTCTGGCCTTGAGGTACCCAACAACACAGAGAGTGAATTCAAGGCAATGGCGGCTGATGCTTCGGTTTTTACATTTGGAGATGAAGAGGACTACGAAAGTGAGTAA